GCGCCTTCCTCGATGATCGTCGGCGAGCCTTCGACGTTGTCCTGCATCCAGCGGATGGCATCGTAGTCGTGCTTCAACGGGAACTCGGCCTGCCGGTCGGCATACGCCTCGCTGCGGATCGCGTATTGCATGTAGGCCATGCCGTCCAGGCCGCGCGGCGCCGTTCGCACATAGCGGTCGTCCACCTTGGCCGGGATGGCGAAGACCGGATACAGCATCGCCAGGAAGAACGCGACGGCGAAGGCTGCCGAGAAGGCTGCGCGCGAGAGATGCCGCCTTGCAGCTTGCTCGCCGGTGAATAACGCTTCGGCCGACCAGGCCAGCGTGACCGCTGCCGAGACGCTCAACATCAGCCAGGCCTGGATATAGAACTTGAACTGAGTGTTCATGCGCCCGATGTCGCCGCGCAGCGTGAACAGCTCGACGAACAGGGTGAGCGCGAAGGCGCCTGCCGTCATCATCCACAGCAAGCGTGTTGGCGACGAGCGGCCGGGCAGCAGTGCACTTGCAAGTGCCAGCAGCGCGACCGGCGCAGCGATGATGGCTGCCGGTGCGCCGCGCAGCGCCAGCCATGCGCCGATGGCCCAGCCGATCCCCCCGACGATGCCGATTGCCAGGCGCTGCGCGCGCTCCCCGACGAACAGCCCACGCAGCAAATAGAAACCGATCGGGATGAGAAACAGGCCGTAGATCGTGATGTAGGTCTCAAGCCGCGTGCGATCGCCGTCCCACGGGTCAATCTCGTTGTAGGCAGAGCCGTAGTTCACCAGATACGGCGCCATCGCCAGGCGGGTGAGCGCAACGAAGGCGACGACGGTCGGCAGCGCCTGGCCGGCCGCGCGCAGCAACCGGCGCAGGTCGAGCGTCTCGCCCTCGCCTGCCTCGACTCGTCCCAGCACTAAGCCGGCGATGGCCAGCAGCAGGTAGGGCGGATAGTCCCATGAGTTCGTCGGCCACAGTATGCCGGTGGCAATCGCGCCGAAGATGATCGCCGGCCACCCACGCGCGCCGGTGGCGAACGCCAATGCGAATGCCAGCGCTAGATACGCCAGTGGCATCGCCATCATGTGCGCGTGCAGGTCGGCATACAAGAAGGTGAAGTTCGGGAACTCGGCGATCATCACCTCGGGCGCCGGGCGGGTTGGATTCCAGTAGGGCCACCACGGCGCGATCGGCAACGGCGCGCCGCCCAGCCACTTCAGCAGGCCACTCACGAAGGCGACCGGCGCGGCGACACCCTGCTCGATCCCGCCCAGCTTCTGCCACGCCGGGCCGACCACGCGAATCTGGTCGCCATTGCCAATGACGACGGCGAAGGTCGCTGCAACCAAGCCGACGACGACGGCGCGCCGAAGTGCAGGCGTATCGTCGCCTTTGCGCGCCGCGTAGAACGACGTGCCCAGGCCGAACGCGCCACAAGCCGTCAGGGCGAACAGCGTGGGGATGACGATGTTGTATGCGACGGCGGGGTCAATGCCCAGCGCCTTGATCGGCGCGCCGACCATGACGAAGCCGTAGTAGTAATAGTTGATTGCGCCGCCGGCGAACCACGGGTCTTGCGGCGGGAAGTAGGTCGCCTTTAACACCGAATTCAAGTAGGCGAAGTCCATCGGCTTCTCGCCGCCGAAGAACGGATGCCACAGGTCGGGGTTGCCGGCGCGGACGAGCAGAAAGAAAACGAACGCGGCCACGAACAGCACCTCGCCGACGAGCAGCGCCGGCCAGCGCGCGCGCACCAGGGCGATGATGTAATCGCGATTCAGGTGGCCGATCGTTGCCGCGAACGTGAGGAACGCGATAATCACGGCCCAAATCGCGCCCGGCGTGAACGGCGCAATGCGCAAGCCGGCCAACCACCAGGCGATGAACGACGTGACCAACAGGCCGAAGATCTTCGCAAACGCATAGCCGCCATCCACGAGAGACGCAAGACGCAAGGTGTGGGAGACAGGATCGTCTTGCGTCCTGCGTCCTTCGTCTGGCCTCCGGCTTGTGGACTCCGGCCGCTTCGTCACCACCGCCAGCAGCATGAACCCTGCGACGCCCAAGGCTTCGACCAGCGCGAGCCAGGCAAGCACGGCGAGCAATTGAGATTGATTCAGCGGTGACGCGCGCGGGAAGAGTTCGCGCCATGTGCCGCCCGCGCGTTGCGCTTCAAGAATATGTTGGTCGAGCAACAGGCCGCCGGGCGTGTTGCCGGCCTGGAAGGCGGTCTGGCGCACCGTGCGCACGTCCACATAGGGGCTGAGGGCGCGTTCGACGAGCGCGCGCGAATACGCCGGCGTCTTCTTGAAGATCAGCACGCGCGGATGGTCGTAGACTGAGAACGCCTCTTCGGCTTTCGGATAGGGCACCTCGATACCCGGCGGTGTGCCCTGCACGCCCTCCGGTCGCACCAATCGCTGCGGCATCTCCTGGTCGTTGAAGACAAACGGGCCGATACGCGGGAAGCGGTAAAAATCGGCGACCAGCGCAAAGCCCAACTCGCCGCCCATCAGCGCGCGGTAGTAAGCGTTCGTCATCGGGAAGCGCCAGGGCAACCGCGCCACCGAGCCGTAGTGACGATTGCTGTTCAGCACGATGTAGTCTGCCTCGTCCAGCGCATTCAGGAACATCTCGTATTTGGCCGGGTCGTCTTCGTTGTAGACCGGCATGTCGCCCCAGGGCGAGCTGCTCAGCCCGCGGTAATACCAGCCGAAGCCGTCCTTGCCCTCGATGCGAAAGGGGATGCCCTCGTCGAAGTGCTGGTTGGCGATGACGCTGGTGCGCGCGCGCAGGCCGGCGCCGTCCAGCAGCGTCAACTCGATCATGTAATCGGTTTCGGGCGTGAGGCTGATGCCGTCCGGCGCGATCGTGGCTGCGCCGGGGGCGATGCGTTGCCGGGCAGTGCCCAGTTCGGCCCGCGTTTGTGCGTCGAACAACCGCATCTGTACCGTGCCTTCGCCCTCCACATAGTTCAGGGTGAAGCGCGGCCGTTGCATTACCGCGCCGATGCCATCGGCTTTGCCAAAGCGGACCGTTGTGACGAAGGGCTGTCCAGGTTGCAGTGCGATGTCCTTGATCGGAAGTTGTACCAGCGTGTGCGCCTGGCCGGCGACCTCGCCGGAGAGCGTCAGCGCCGTCGGCACGTGCGCGTAGATCCAGCGCGATGCCTCGGTGCGCGTCAGCTCGCCGTCGTAGATGCGCATGAACGCCAGCGCCCAGGCCAGCGTGCCGGCGAGCACGAGTGCAATGAGGAATTGAGAATTGAGAATTGAGAATTGAGAAAGGGGACTTGGCAGCGTCAACTTCCAACTCCCGCTCCCCGGCCCCTGCCCCCTGCCCCCTGCCCCCTGGCTTCTCCACATCGCCACCAGGACGACCGCGGCGGCGATGCACAGCATTGGGTAGATCGGTAACTGGTAGCGCAGCGACTTGACGAACTGCGTGCCCTGATACAGGAAGAACCCGAAGATCCACAAGGCGGGCACGAGATAGGCATACCAGCGCCGGCCGCGCAGCAGCCGGCCGAGCAGATAGAACGCCCCAACCACGGCGGCGACACCAAGCGGCAAGCCCAGGCCATAGAACACGATGTTGATGAGTGGAAAGAGGATCGCCGCGCGGTTGGCCCACTGCCAGCCCCAGGGCGGGTCGGCCGTGCCCGAGGATTGCGCCGCGGCGAATTGCAGCTCGGCGATCCAGCGCGCCGACGGCGCGATGATCGGCCGCAGGAACGCCGGGATGCGCTCGACGATGCGTGCCAGGGTGTCGGGCATGGATGGCGTCTGCTGGCAGATCTGGAACTCGTCGGGATCGGTCAGCACCCCGCACGCGCGGGTGGTGTAGGCCCACTCGATCTCGCTGCTGCCGACGAAACCGTAGGGCTGCGTCAGCCGGAAGCCGGTGAAGGCGGTTGCTCCCGCGATCAGCACACCGGTCAGCGCGGTGAGCACCGCTGGTCCGGTGGCACGCCGGTCGCGCAGCATGGCGACGGCGATGGAGACGACCGTGAGCGCGGCGGTCGGCCAGGCGCTGATCTTGCTGGCGACGGCCAGGCCGGCGAACAGGCCGGCCAACGCAGCGTTGATCCATAGCGCATACGCGTCGCGCCGGGAGTTCACCTCCATCGTCGCGAGGCGCGCGCAGAAATACAGGCACCAGGCGACGAACATCGTCAGCGCGCTCTCGACGACGAAGAACTTGCTATGTTGGATGTGCAGCACGGCCAGCGCACTGAACGCTGCCGCCAGCAGTCCAACGCGCCAGCCGAACAGCCGCCGGCCGGTGAGATACACGACCAGGACGGTGATCGTGTCGGCCAGCATGGAGAGTAAGCGCCCGACCAGCCGGATGTGCTCGTAGCCGGTGAAGAAGCCCTGAGTGCAATCGGCAGCGGCTGCGCCGAAGAGCAGCCGCCCCAGCGCTGCCGGGATCGCGGCGTTGGCCGGCGCGCAGCCCTGGTCGAGGAACTCGGCGAGTGCGCGCCCCCCAAAGAGCGGCAGCGTGCCGTATACCCAGCTCTGCCGGTTGTTGTAGGGGTTGAGCGGCGACCGCGCCGGATCGAGGTATTCCCCAAAGCTGCGCGGCATCTGCAGCGTCGAGATCACGTTCGTTACGTGACGCTCGTCAGGGTGATTGTATTGGCTCTGATCCCAGTTGAGGTCATAGAAGCGCAGGGCTGCCGCGACGACGAAAATGACGAATAGGGCGGCCGGGTGCAGGTATCGCCGCAAGGGGGCGCGCCGGTCGCCAGGGGAAGTCGGGCTTTCGTCGGAGGTCGCGACCTCGCTCAACTCCGCAGACATCGCTTCGGGCGATTATATCGGGCAGGGGCAGGGATCGGGGATCAACGATGCTGCGCAGTAAAAAGCAAAAGCCCGAAGCGCTAATGACCTCGGGCTCGCAGAGTAGCGGGAGTAGGATTCGAACCTACGACCTTCAGGTTATGAGCCTGACGAGCTGCCACTGCTCTATCCCGCATCGGCACTTGTGATTATATGCACAACTTAATTTCGGTCAAGGGTAATTTCGACACGAAGCGTAAGTTTGTCGAAACAATCGTTTAGCGCTTGGTGGAGCCTCTACCCGTCAACCCACCCAGGATGCCACGCATCAACGTGCGCCCGGTCGAGCCGCCCAGCGACCGCGCCGCGCTTTTCGCAAAGGCTTCGATTACGCCGCCGATGGCTTTCTCGCGCTCGCGGGCTTCGCGCTCGGCCTGGCGCTGGCGCTCGCGCTCCTCGCGCTCCAGTTGCTTTGCCCGCAGCGCCTCTTGTTTGGCCTGTTCGCGTGCCAGGCGCTCGGCCTCTTTGGCTGCCTTGGCCTCCGCTTCTTTCTGTTCCTTGAGCGCAGCGGCTTCGGCTGCGGCGCGTTGCGCTTCCTCGGCGGCCCGCTCCGCCTGCTTCAGCAGCATCTCGTAGGCCGACTCGCGGTCCAGTTGCTTCTCGTAGTAGCCATAGACCAGCGAGCCGGTGATGAGCTGCCGGCGCTGCTCCGGCGTGATCGGCCCGATCTGGCTGCGCGGCGGCAGGATGAGCGCGCGTTCGACTACGCCGGGCATGCCCTTCTCGTCGAGGAAAGACACCAGCGCCTCACCCACGCCTAGCTCGGTGATGGCCTGCTCGGTGTTGATGTTGGGGTTGGGCCGGAAGGTGGTGGCCGCAGCGCGCACGGCCTTCTGATCGCGCGGGGTGAACGCGCGCAACGCGTGTTGTACGCGATTCCCCATCTGGCTCAGGATGACGTCGGGGATGTCAATCGGATTCTGGGTGACGAAGAACACCCCGACGCCCTTCGAGCGGATGATGCGCACAACTTGCTCGATCTTGTCGAGCAGAGGCTTCGGCGCTTCATCGAACAATAGGTGCGCTTCGTCGAAGAAGAAGAGCAACTTCGGCTTGTCCAGGTCGCCCACCTCCGGCAGTTGCTCGAACAACTCGCTCAGCATCCATAGCAGGAAGGTGGCGTAGAGCTTGGGCGATTGCAGCAGCCGGTCGGCGGCGAGGATGTTGATCACGCCGCGGCCGTTCGCGTCGGTCTGGATCATGTCGTAGAGGTCGAGCGCCGGCTCGCCAAAGAACCGCTCTGCGCCCTGCGATTCGAGCGTGAGCAGGCCGCGCTGGATCGCGCCGATGCTGGCCGCCGAGATGTTGCCGTATTGTGTGCGCAGTTCCTTGGCGTTGTCGCCAACCCATTGCGCCAGCGCGCGCAGATCCTTCAAGTCCAGCAGTAGCAGGCCGTTGTCATCGGCCACTTTGAAGATGATGTTGAGCACGCCCTCTTGCGTCTCGTTCAGGCTGAGGATGCGACTGAGCAACAGTGGCCCCATCTCCGAGACCGTGGCGCGCAAGGGATGGCCTTGCTCGCCCCACACATCCCAGAACATGACCGGACAGCCCTCCCACGTCCAGCCGTCTTTCAAGCCGAGTTGTTCGATGCGCTGAGCTACCTTGGCGTTCGCTTCGCTGCCGGGCTGGCTGATGCCGCTCAAGTCGCCCTTCACATCGGCGACGAACACCGGCACGCCGATGCGGCTGAAGCTCTGCGCGATAGTTTGCAGGGTGACGGTCTTGCCCGTGCCGGTGGCCCCGGTGATCACGCCGTGGCGGTTGGCCATTCTAGGCAGGATGAAGCAGTCTTTCTCGCCTTTTGCGATCAGAAGGGGATCGGCCATCGTTGGTCTCTCGTCTTTGGAAGTACGGGTTGTTATGCGCTGCGGATTATAGGCGTATCCCATCCCGTAGGTGTGCATTTCAAAGTGGGGGGAACGCAGATCGAACCGCAGCGATATTCGCTTCAGTCGCGCTGGGATAAATCCCAGCGCTGAGCATACGGGCAAGCTGCGCACATCCCGCCCCTTTCCGCCCAGGCGTTTACGCCGGAGCGGGTTTGCTACATCCGCCCCCGTTGGCGAATGCACCCCCGTAGGCGCAGGCTTTACGCCTGCGCCTCTCACTGAACACAACATTTGCCCGGTATAATTTGATTGTGAAGGTGAATAACATAGACGATGACCGAGAGGAGTAGGCGGTGTCGCGCCGACAGGGAGCGCAGGTCGTGGACTGAAAGCCTGCGCCGGAGAGCAACCGCCGAAGGTCGCTCGCGAGTCAATTCGGTGAACCGCGTTGCGCCGTAGCCGAATTCGGGAACGCCCGTTACAGCGCCCAGAGTGTGTCTGCGCAGGTGGCCTTGTGTCCATTGTTGCAGACGAACGTCGGTGGTACCGCGGGAAGCGCCCTTCTCGTCCGATGAGGATGATGAAGGGCGTTCATGTTGTAAGGACCAGCAACCAGCGACTAGCAACTAGCGACCAACAACGACCGATGACCGAGCTATCCAAAACCTACGATCCGAAAGCGGTGGAGCGCCGCATCTACGATTGGTGGGAGAAGAACGGCTACTTCAAACCGGAGAACCAGATCTATCTCGACCCGAACGAACCACAGTTCGTCATCACCATCCCACCGCCCAACGTCACCGGCACGCTGCACATGGGTCATGCACTCACCAGCGCGATCGAGGACTTGATGACGCGCTATCACCGCATGAAGGGCGCGCGCACGCTGTGGGTGCCCGGCACCGACCACGCTGGCATCGCTACGCAGGCCGTGGTGGAGAAGAAGCTGGAGCAGGAGGGCCGCCGCCGGCGCGATATGAGCCGCGATGAATTCCTCGCCGAAGTGTGGGCGTGGAAAGAGCATTCCCAGCGCATCATCAACAGTCAGCAGCGCGCCATGGGTATCAGCGTGGACTGGGATCGCGAAGCCTTCACGCTCGATGAAGAGCGCACCCTAGCCGTACGCACCGCCTTCAAGCGCCTGTACGACAAAGGGTTGATTTACCGCGATACGCGCATGGTCAACTGGGATCCGGTGCAGCTCACCGGCGTGAGTGACCTCGAGGTGGAAACCGAGGAGGAAGGTGAGCCGGGCTTCCTGTACTACGTGCGCTATCCGCTGCAGACCAACCGCTGGGAGGGACCGCAGCACGCGTGGGGTAGCGGGCGCTGGGCCGAGGGCGCGACCGAGTGGATCACCGTGGCGACCACCCGTCCGGAGACCATTCTAGGCGACACAGCGGTGATGGTGAATCCCGAAGACGATCGCTACACATATCGCGTGGCTTGCCGCGCCATCCTGCCGGCCATCGGTCGTGAGATCCCTATCATCAGCGATAGCGCCGTGGACATGACCTTTGGCACCGGCGCGGTGAAAGTGACGCCGGCGCATGACTTCGTGGACTACGAGGTGGGCAAGCGCCATCATCTGCCGTTCGTGGAGGTGATGGATGAGACGGCGAAGATGAACGCGAACGCCGGGCCATACGCCGGTTTGGATCGCTTCGAGTGTCGTGAGCGCCTGGTGGCCGACCTGGAGAAAGAAGGCTTGCTGGTGAAGACCGAGCCGTATATGGTGAAGCTGGGTCGCGGTCAGCGCAGTGGCGCGGTCATCGAGCCGCGCATCAGCCTGCAGTGGTGGTGCGACATGAAGACGATGGCGCAGATGGCCGCCGACGCTGTGCGCAGTGGTCGCATCAAGATCGTGCCGGAGCGCTTCGAGAAAACTTGGTTCCAGTGGCTCGACAACATCCGGGACTGGTGCATCAGCCGTCAACTCTGGTGGGGACATCAGATTCCGGTGTGGTACGTCGTTTCGGATGGTGTCAATCGTGTCGGTAGTGTCAACGATACCAATGACACTGATCGTCACCGAAGCAGACCCACCCAGTACTGCGCGTTGACCGAAGCCGACGCCTACCGCGCGGCAATCGCGGACTGGGGGCCGGACGTGGTGTTGCGCCAGGACGAGGACGTGCTGGACACGTGGTTCTCCTCCGGCTTGTGGCCGTTCAGCACGCTGGGCTGGCCGCGCGACACCGACGACATGCGGCGCTACTACCCCACCAGCATGCTGGAAACCGGCTACGACATCCTCTTCTTCTGGGTGGCGCGCATGGTGATGTTGGGTCTGGAGCTGACCGGCGATGTGCCCTTCACCACCGTGTATCTGCACGGCCTGATCCGCACGGCGGACGGCAAGAAGATGAGCAAGAGCCGGCCGGACAAGGTCATTGACCCGCTCGAGTTGACTGATACGTACGGCACCGATGCGCTGCGCTTCTTCCTGGTCACGGCCGGCGCGCCCGGCAACGACATCAAGATGGACGCGCGCAAGGTGGACGGCAAGTGGCGCAGCGACCGCATCGAGGGCGCGCGCAACTTCGCCAATAAGTTGTGGAACGCGGCGCGCTTCGTCCTCGGGAAGGTGTCGGAGGTGTCAACGGTGTCAGGTAACTCCAAGACACCCACATCGCCCTCCCTCCCCGACGCCTGGATCTGCACGCGCCTCAACCAGGTGATCGCCCGCGTGCGCGCCTGCATGGACGACTACCAGTACGGCGAGGCCGGCCGGCTAATCTACGACTTTATCTGGAGTGACTTCTGCGATTGGTACTTGGAGTTCTCCAAGATCAAGCTCAACCCGGCCGTGCTGGTGCAAACGCTCGACGTTGCGCTGCGCTTGCTACATCCCTTCATGCCCTTCGTCACCGAGGAGCTGTGGCAAAAGCTGAAAGAGACGGCGGCGAACCGGTGGCCGTTGCCCAGCTTCGACTCCCCCGCGCTGATGCTGGCGCCCTATCCGCGGCCGGACGAGGTCGCTGCGCCGGGCGACGACGCAGCAATGGCCGGCATGGCGCTGGTCCAAGAGGCTATCCACGCCATCCGCAACGCACGCGCCGAGCACAACGTGGAGCAGGGTCGGCGCATCCCGGCGTTGATCAGCGCCGGCGCACACCTCGCCTGCTTCGAGGAGATGCGCGAAAGCATCAAGATGTTGGCGCGCGTGGACGATGGGCTGGTGATCGCCGAGCACGTCCAGGCCCCGGAGCAAGCAGTGACGTTGGCGTTGGGCGGCGCAACGGTGTACTTGCCGTTGGCCGGCCTCGTGGACCTCGAAGCGGAACGCCAGCGTCTGAATGACGAACTCGCAGCGCTGGAAGCGCAGATCGCCAAGAGCGAAAACTTGCTGGCCGGTGACTTCGGCCGGCGCGCACCGGCAGCTGTGGTGGAGAAAGAGCGCGCCAAGCTGGCCGACTTGCGCGCGCGGCGTGACCAGGTGCGCGCGCGACTCGTGGGTTAGGTCCAAAGGCACGCATCAATGCGCTATCGGCAGAATCGGATTGAGTCGGCTAGTCGTCGTGGGTGGTTACGAAACGCGCTGGTGTTGGCTTGGGCGCTCTTTCTAACTGCTACACCCCTCCACAGCCAGTCGTCGCTTCCCTCGTCGGCGATCATCGTGGATGAGACCAGCGCCGGCTTCCAGAAGTTCGGCCCGCCGCAGTGGTGGTACACCGCAACCGGCACCAGCTTCAACTTCTACGGCGGCTCGATGATCTATACCTTCAACGTCGTAACCGACACGATCAACTACGCGCGATGGGTGCTGCCGGTCACTGCGACGTTGCCGATGACCTACGAGGTGTTCGCGTTCATCCCGCGCTACCACAGCAGCACGACCAACGCGCGCTACGAAGTCATCACCGGCGGTGTGACGGCGACCGTCGCCATTAGCCAGAACCGCTACTACGCCGAATGGGTGAGCCTGGGGACGCACGTTTTCGGTGTGGACGGCCCGAACTTCGTGCAACTGACCGACTCGACCGGCGAGCCGATCCACACCCGGCGCATCGGCTTCGATGCGATTGCGTTCGTGCCACAGGTGAGCGTGACGCCGCCGATCACGCTGCCGGCCAGCGCTTATCTGCCGATCATGGTCTTGCCCGGCATTGCCGCCACTACTTCGCGCTACATCGGGACGATGGATCCGGCGCGACACTACGCCATGGGCTGCGCCTCTGGACGTGCGGGTGAGCAAGGTGTGATCATCCTGGCCTTCGGCCAACCGTGGACGCAAGACGGCCAATACGGCGTGATCTATTACCAACCTGGCTTCCCATTTGCGCCGACCAGCGCCGTCGCCGAGGCGAGCAAAGCCTTCCTGCGCGGTTACTGGGAATGCGCGCCGGAGACTGCCCGGCTCGACGTCGCCATCGGCACCAACAACTACCGCGGCGCCACCTTGCAGCCCAATACCAGCTTCGCCCACGGCCAAGCCTGGGGACAGATGGTCGGCCAATTGCACACCTGGCTGCAAGATGCTGCGCCGCCCGGCGTGCGCGACCGCGTCGCCGTGTTCGGCGGCAACGACATCGAGATGAGCTGGAACACGGCTGCGCTGACCAAAGCGTGGGTGGACGGCTATGCCTCGGCCACGGCGCGTCCGTTCATCAACTTCGGCACGTGCGACGGCTGCCCGACCAGCGGCAACCCAACGCAAAGCCCCAACAACGGCTGGACGGTGGACGACGTTTGGCAGGTGAACCGGCCACCATATGCCATCCCTTTCCCGGAGATTTACCTGCGCAGCGGCGTGAACGCCGACCAATGGTATCGCATGAGCCTGTATGCAGCGCAGAACAAAGGCGCCAAGCTCGCGTTTGGCGGGTTGCTGACGCAGTGGCAGGCGTGCCAGGACAGAGGCACCTGCAGTGGCCTGACCGATAACACGCCACAGCAAGGCTGGCGGCAACTGCAAGACGCGCTGAACGCAGACTCGCGCACGGCCATGCGGCTGCCGCCGCCGAGCGACATCACCTGGCGGAACGAAGGTCTCACCACGCAGGGCACGAAGGACGCGATTGGAATTCAGGCGGACGCGTCGCGTACCGCGTCGGGCGACGGCGAGATCGTCGAAGGCGTAGCGCCTCCGCTCGGCGCGATGGAATTTCTGCCTGGCAACGCCTGGAATGGCGACAACGTCGTCGTCTTCGCCGGCCTGGTGCGCGATCCGACGACCGGTGGCGACGATGCGCATGCCCGCGGTGGCGTGGCCGTGTTCGCGGTGAACGCAGCAGGCGAGTACGTCTTCCCACCGCGCTTGTCGCGTGCACCGGTGCGGACAGCCGCGCTGCGTATCGTGCGCGCCGAAGGCAGTGTGTTGATGCTCAGCGACGGGGAGGCACTGCTGCGGTTCGACGCCATCGCACGCACATGGATCGAGTGACGCGGAGCGGACGATGAAGCCGGCCAAGCCCA
The window above is part of the Candidatus Roseilinea sp. genome. Proteins encoded here:
- the yjgR gene encoding ATP-binding protein, which translates into the protein MADPLLIAKGEKDCFILPRMANRHGVITGATGTGKTVTLQTIAQSFSRIGVPVFVADVKGDLSGISQPGSEANAKVAQRIEQLGLKDGWTWEGCPVMFWDVWGEQGHPLRATVSEMGPLLLSRILSLNETQEGVLNIIFKVADDNGLLLLDLKDLRALAQWVGDNAKELRTQYGNISAASIGAIQRGLLTLESQGAERFFGEPALDLYDMIQTDANGRGVINILAADRLLQSPKLYATFLLWMLSELFEQLPEVGDLDKPKLLFFFDEAHLLFDEAPKPLLDKIEQVVRIIRSKGVGVFFVTQNPIDIPDVILSQMGNRVQHALRAFTPRDQKAVRAAATTFRPNPNINTEQAITELGVGEALVSFLDEKGMPGVVERALILPPRSQIGPITPEQRRQLITGSLVYGYYEKQLDRESAYEMLLKQAERAAEEAQRAAAEAAALKEQKEAEAKAAKEAERLAREQAKQEALRAKQLEREERERQRQAEREAREREKAIGGVIEAFAKSAARSLGGSTGRTLMRGILGGLTGRGSTKR
- the valS gene encoding valine--tRNA ligase; translation: MTELSKTYDPKAVERRIYDWWEKNGYFKPENQIYLDPNEPQFVITIPPPNVTGTLHMGHALTSAIEDLMTRYHRMKGARTLWVPGTDHAGIATQAVVEKKLEQEGRRRRDMSRDEFLAEVWAWKEHSQRIINSQQRAMGISVDWDREAFTLDEERTLAVRTAFKRLYDKGLIYRDTRMVNWDPVQLTGVSDLEVETEEEGEPGFLYYVRYPLQTNRWEGPQHAWGSGRWAEGATEWITVATTRPETILGDTAVMVNPEDDRYTYRVACRAILPAIGREIPIISDSAVDMTFGTGAVKVTPAHDFVDYEVGKRHHLPFVEVMDETAKMNANAGPYAGLDRFECRERLVADLEKEGLLVKTEPYMVKLGRGQRSGAVIEPRISLQWWCDMKTMAQMAADAVRSGRIKIVPERFEKTWFQWLDNIRDWCISRQLWWGHQIPVWYVVSDGVNRVGSVNDTNDTDRHRSRPTQYCALTEADAYRAAIADWGPDVVLRQDEDVLDTWFSSGLWPFSTLGWPRDTDDMRRYYPTSMLETGYDILFFWVARMVMLGLELTGDVPFTTVYLHGLIRTADGKKMSKSRPDKVIDPLELTDTYGTDALRFFLVTAGAPGNDIKMDARKVDGKWRSDRIEGARNFANKLWNAARFVLGKVSEVSTVSGNSKTPTSPSLPDAWICTRLNQVIARVRACMDDYQYGEAGRLIYDFIWSDFCDWYLEFSKIKLNPAVLVQTLDVALRLLHPFMPFVTEELWQKLKETAANRWPLPSFDSPALMLAPYPRPDEVAAPGDDAAMAGMALVQEAIHAIRNARAEHNVEQGRRIPALISAGAHLACFEEMRESIKMLARVDDGLVIAEHVQAPEQAVTLALGGATVYLPLAGLVDLEAERQRLNDELAALEAQIAKSENLLAGDFGRRAPAAVVEKERAKLADLRARRDQVRARLVG